The following proteins come from a genomic window of Gossypium raimondii isolate GPD5lz chromosome 5, ASM2569854v1, whole genome shotgun sequence:
- the LOC105767118 gene encoding uncharacterized protein LOC105767118 — MATITTECTITNDAGHNLVLSSSNYETAAETIKKAETTTFTLTMPAIYLNAAPVYEVGSSLRWIIFWTTDNQVSTKMFKINDPPDWKKVANNLISHHKSEDRLISGDFQYTAWASIESQPNSNGQVLTANIYATAHKPRPTLPMVIRMGTIFIFFYILIILQSKYDEIYK; from the exons ATGGCTACTATTACCACTGAGTGCACTATTACAAATGATGCTGGCCACAATCTAGTATTGAGTTCGTCGAACTACGAAACTGCTGCGGAAACGATCAAGAAAGCAGAAACAACAACTTTTACGCTGACTATGCCAGCCATCTATCTGAACGCAGCTCCTGTGTATGAAGTTGGTTCTAGCCTCAGGTGGATCATTTTTTGGACCACTGATAATCAG GTCTCTACTAAGATGTTCAAAATTAATGACCCCCCCGATTGGAAAAAAGTTGCAAACAATCTTATATCCCACCACAAGAGCGAAGATCGGCTTATTTCTGGCGATTTTCAATACACCGCATGGGCAAGTATTGAATCACAACCAAATTCTAACGGTCAAGTATTAACCGCCAATATCTACGCCACTGCCCACAAGCCACGGCCGACGTTGCCGATGGTGATCCGCATGGGCACTATATTTAtcttcttttatattcttattatcCTTCAATCAAAATACgatgaaatatataaatga